GATTATGAGGTTAAGCGCGCCCAAATGCTGAAGGAGCTGGGCTATTCGGCGTTTGCGATCGATCTCTATGGTAAGGGCGTGCGCCCGACGGAGATTGCAGGCCGGAAAAAGTGTATGTCGATCCTGACCGGTGACCGCCCGAAAATGCGTTCTTATATGAGGGGGGCGTTGGAATTTGCAAAATCGCAGGGCTTGAATACGGATAATTGTGTCGTGATGGGCTACTGTTTCGGTGGAACGGCGGCGCTGGAGCTGGCGCGGTCGGGCGAGTCGGTGAAGGGGTTCGCGACGTTTCATGGCGGGCTGGATTTGCCGGAGGGGCAGGATTATTCCGAAGCAAAGGGGGTGTATCAGATCCATCATTCGATCACCGACGGCATGCCGCCGTATGCCGCGCTGGCCGAAGCGCTGGAAAAACAGGCGCTGCCTGCGCAGTTGATTTCGTATACGGGGGCGCCGCACGGATGGACCGTTATCGGCAGCCCGCGTTATCGTGAAGGACCGGACCGGGAATCGTGGAATCATTTTCTCCAATTCCTGGAAGATGTTCTTAAATAATCTGGAGGGACGACTTTCTTGTTGTCTGCGGATACTGAGGATGGTTGCGCCGAAAAGAAGTAATCTTGTCCCTCCAATAAATAGAAAGAGATATAATGAAAGCACATACCGCTAGTTTGATTAATGCATTGGTTCTGATTGTTTTTGGCCTATGGGCTTATTTCGGGTCGGAGACGCCGTCAGCGACGGCCTTTATTCCGGTTGGATTCGGGATTGTGATTCTTGCCCTCTATAAGGGCGTCGAAAAGGAAAATAAAATTGTGGCGCATGTTGCGG
This window of the Pontiella agarivorans genome carries:
- a CDS encoding dienelactone hydrolase family protein — protein: MKKSLFMLLSLAGLWAGGVAAGTAVDYSVDGVAFEGYIEESGKTAPLVVIIHDWDGLTDYEVKRAQMLKELGYSAFAIDLYGKGVRPTEIAGRKKCMSILTGDRPKMRSYMRGALEFAKSQGLNTDNCVVMGYCFGGTAALELARSGESVKGFATFHGGLDLPEGQDYSEAKGVYQIHHSITDGMPPYAALAEALEKQALPAQLISYTGAPHGWTVIGSPRYREGPDRESWNHFLQFLEDVLK